A region of Colletotrichum higginsianum IMI 349063 chromosome 10, whole genome shotgun sequence DNA encodes the following proteins:
- a CDS encoding Tyrosinase, with the protein MGGLIIRKNIRNLSTAELDNLVRAFAAIQKLPAEDPNSFFVIAGYHGEPFRGAGYANPAWWGGYCNHGNILFPTWHRAYLLRLEKALQSQVPGVALPYWDETEEASLTGGIPPVFLTKDYKFADGSSIPNPLFSYKFQARITDRLTPIPDANYTKPVGYETVRYPFSGLVGTPLNAEGSFIHNAALREQGEEATNQMLNDNIVTWLNYSCFRNSDGEEVSAGIKAKYDHCLDAPNYTVFSNGTSAQRWNDDHLSDKGYKPVVPLESPHNSMHLAVGGFEVPGQGNSNQIAGANGDMGENDTAAFDPIFYFHHCFVDLMFWRWQIKNNQRDRLEIIEGYPGTNSVDAQGPTPGVAGGTWLTLDSPLEPFKKPGDPKTAYTSNDVINIARLGYIYDNVGEPPKAAPPRSRPSPVLTVGNINRATIGGSFVVSAWATKENGDKMLIGTEAVLSRWHVAGCRNCQNHLEVRAHIPIEGWSKEEAERMDFEVKLHTRTLKRGLGDGDDPQQGAQSPTVRLGTDHM; encoded by the coding sequence ATGGGCGGGCTCATCATACGGAAGAACATCCGCAACCTGTCCACAGCGGAACTGGACAACCTCGTTAGGGCATTTGCCGCCATACAGAAGCTCCCTGCCGAAGACCCCAACTCCTTCTTCGTCATTGCCGGCTACCATGGGGAACCGTTTCGCGGTGCGGGCTACGCCAACCCTGCGTGGTGGGGAGGGTACTGCAACCACGGCAACATCCTCTTCCCGACTTGGCACCGGGCCTATCTCTTGAGACTCGAAAAGGCACTCCAGAGCCAGGTCCCTGGCGTGGCACTGCCGTACTGGGACGAGACCGAAGAGGCCAGCCTGACGGGAGGCATCCCCCCGGTCTTTCTCACCAAGGACTACAAGTTTGCAGATGGATCCTCCATTCCGAACCCGCTGTTCTCGTACAAGTTCCAGGCCAGAATCACGGACAGGCTCACGCCCATCCCGGACGCCAACTACACCAAGCCCGTGGGCTACGAGACTGTCCGCTACCCCTTCTCCGGCCTCGTGGGCACCCCGCTCAATGCCGAGGGGTCCTTCATCCACAACGCGGCCCTGCGCGAGCAAGGAGAGGAGGCGACGAACCAGATGCTGAACGACAACATCGTCACGTGGCTCAACTACTCCTGTTTCCGCAACAGCGACGGGGAGGAGGTGTCCGCCGGCATCAAGGCCAAGTACGACCACTGCCTCGACGCGCCCAACTacaccgtcttctccaacgGGACCTCGGCCCAGCGCTGGAACGATGACCACCTCAGCGACAAGGGTTACAAGCCCGTCGTGCCGCTCGAGTCGCCGCACAACTCGATgcacctcgccgtcggcggcttcgaggtACCCGGGCAGGGCAACTCCAACCAgatcgccggcgccaacggcgacaTGGGCGAGAACGACACGGCCGCGTTCGACCCCATCTTCTACTTCCACCACTGCTTCGTCGATCTCATGTTCTGGCGCTGGCAGATCAAGAACAACCAGCGCGACCGCCTGGAGATCATCGAGGGCTACCCCGGCACCAACTCGGTCGACGCACAGGGCCCCACGCCGGGGGTCGCCGGCGGGACGTGGCTGACGCTCGACAGCCCTCTCGAGCCCTTCAAGAAGCCCGGCGACCCGAAGACGGCCTACACGTCCAACGACGTCATCAATATCGCGAGGCTGGGCTACATTTACGACAACGTCGGCGAGCCGCCCAAGGCCGCCCCGCCGCGCAGCCGGCCGTCCCCGGTGCTGACCGTCGGCAACATCAACCGCGCCACCATTGGAGGCTCCTTTGTCGTCTCGGCCTGGGCCACCAAGGAGAACGGGGACAAGATGCTGATCGGCACGGAGGCCGTGCTGAGCCGTTGGCACGTCGCGGGATGCCGCAATTGCCAGAACCACCTGGAGGTTCGGGCCCACATACCGATCGAGGGCTGgagcaaggaggaggccgagcggATGGACTTCGAGGTCAAGTTGCACACCCGCACGCTGAAACGCGGCCTCGGTGATGGGGATGATCCTCAGCAGGGGGCTCAGAGTCCTACGGTTAGGCTTGGGACTGATCATATGTGA
- a CDS encoding Stress responsive A/B barrel domain-containing protein, translating into MVEQITRITLFKVPDEENQNKILALYRQMPQKALKDGKPYMLSVKAGLAVADQRAQGFTVAAVSTFASKGDMDYYDNGCAAHQELKSIAKNAHQGFAMVFFPDGVEQ; encoded by the exons ATGGTTGAGCAAATTACAAGAATCACTCTTTTCAAGGTTCCCGACGAGGAAAATCAGAACAAGATACTGGCACTTTACCGGCAGATGCCTCAAAAAGCCTTGAAA GATGGCAAGCCTTACATGCTCTCTGTAAAGGCCGGTCTGGCCGTTGCGGATCAAAGAGCTCAGGGCTTCACTGTGGCAGCTGTGTCCACATTTGCATCCAAGGGAGACATGGACTACTACGATAATGGCTGCGCGGCACACCAGGAATTGAAGAGTATTGCAAAGAATGCTCACCAAGGCTTTGCCATGGTATTCTTCCCGGATGGGGTAGAGCAGTAG
- a CDS encoding Fumarylacetoacetase, protein MKSWFPIPPRSHFSLLNIPFGVISSKDKQLHRPAVAVGSHVLDLDAFTTGGGFRKATDLPPESLKVFSQPTLNAFAELGRPVHRAVRSYLQDVFLENTPHPDILKDNEALRTASLRLITDVSLHLPLVIGDYTDFFAGRNHAHNVGVLFRGPANALQPNYNHLPVAYHGRASSVVVSGTPLRRPWGQALPAPGATEPIFRPCARLDIELEMGMFISKPNGLGNPVSVEDAEDYIFGYVLMNDWSARDIQQWEYVPLGPFNAKNFGTTISPWVVLADALEPFRTKGLENDVQVQSYLRDERPDNVLDIKLEVSLSPSEGEETTITRTSAKNLLWSWSQMVAHHSISGCNLRPGDLFGSGTISGSGPGTQGSLLEQSQGGKTPIKLSGGLERKFIQDGDTVVIRGWAGEQDGELVGFGECTGQILPPLSL, encoded by the exons ATGAAGTCCTGGTTTCCCATCCCGCCGCGGTCGCACTTTTCCCTGCTTAACATCCCCTTTGGTGTAATATCCAGCAAAGACAAGCAGTTGCACCggcccgccgtcgccgtcggcagtCACGTTCTGGACCTGGATGCTTTCACGACTGGAGGCGGCTTCAGGAAGGCGACGGATCTGCCACCTGAGAGCTTGAAGGTGTTTTCGCAACCTACACTCAACGCTTTTGCCGAACTTGGACGGCCAGTACATCGCGCAGTCCGTTCGTACTTGCAAGATGTGTTTCTCGAAAACACGCCTCACCCCGATATTCTGAAGGATAACGAGGCTCTGAGGACGGCTTCTCTGAGGCTTATCACAGATGTCTCGTTGCATCTCCCTCTTGTCATTGGGGATTACACCGATTTTTTCGCTGGACGAAACCACGCCCATAACGTCGGCGTCCTCTTCCGCGGGCCGGCGAATGCCCTTCAACCCAACTACAACCACTTGCCAGTCGCCTACCATGGTCGCGCAAGCTCTGTAGTTGTTTCCGGGACGCCTCTTCGGAGACCTTGGGGACAGGCCCTTCCCGCACCTGGTGCGACCGAGCCTATCTTCCGGCCGTGCGCGCGTCTCGACATCGAGCTGGAGATGGGCATGTTCATCAGCAAGCCAAACGGGCTGGGCAACCCAGTTtccgtcgaggacgccgaagACTACATTTTCGGTTATGTTCTCATGAATGACTGGAGTGCAAGGGATATCCAGCAGTGGGAATACGTGCCTCTAGGGCCGTTCAATGCCAAGAACTTTGGGACGACCATCAGCCCCTGGGTCGTGCTTGCGGATGCTCTTGAGCCTTTCAGAACCAAGGGGCTCGAGAATGATGTTCAAGTGCAAAGCTACCTCCGAGACGAACGACCTGACAACGTTTTAGACATCAAGCTGGAGGTTTCCTTGTCTC CCTCAGAAGGCGAGGAAACAACCATCACTCGCACCTCTGCCAAGAACCTGCTGTGGTCGTGGTCGCAAATGGTGGCCCACCATTCGATTTCCGGCTGCAATCTCCGGCCCGGTGATCTCTTCGGGTCGGGCACCATCTCTGGCAGTGGGCCAGGTACGCAGGGCAGCTTGCTGGAGCAATCGCAGGGCGGGAAGACGCCAATCAAATTGAGTGGTGGACTAGAGCGCAAGTTCATCCAGGATGGAGATACCGTGGTGATTCGGGGTTGGGCTGGCGAGCAGGACGGCGAACTTGTTGGGTTTGGGGAGTGTACTGGCCAGATTCTGCCTCCTTTGTCGTTGTAG
- a CDS encoding Homogentisate 1,2-dioxygenase: protein MPVTNFSTEDKYQYLNGFGSFHESEAIKGALPIGANSPQKAPYGLYAEKLSGTAFTAPRHENLQTWLYRIIPSASHTSFEPLKHNKPESGGKLHQIPNQLRWDPFDINHETDWISGLRKVGGAGDPTLKTGLGIFIFAAGRSMDSNVATYSSDGDMLIVLQHGDLNIKTEMGNLLVRPNEIVVIPRGIKYRVDLPSGPVRGYILELYQGHFVLPELGPIGSNCLANPRDFQIPTAAFDEDATGWSIINKFNGDFFIAEQNHTPFDVVAWQGRYYPYKYDLGRFSVIGSISFDHPDPSIYTVLTGPSDHPGTAVADFVIFPPRWLVQEDTFRPPWYHRNTMSEFMGLICGDYDAKTGGGFRPAGASLHNVMSAHGPDASTFERASNAELKPQKIGEGSMAFMFESSLMIGVTDWGLETCQKVQKGYSEDSWTGLVSHFKRPE from the exons ATGCCGGTGACCAACTTCTCAACCGAGGATAAGTACCAATATCTGAATGGTTTTGGTTCGTTTCATGA ATCAGAAGCCATCAAAGGCGCCTTGCCTATCGGTGCCAACTCGCCACAAAAGGCACCTTATGGCCTGTACGCAGAGAAGCTTTCCGGCACAGCATTCACAGCACCTCGTCACGAGAACCTCCAGACATGGCTGTATCGCATCATCCCTTCTGCCTCTCACACTTCCTTCGAGCCACTGAAGCACAATAAGCCTGAGTCTGGCGGCAAGCTTCACCAGATTCCAAACCAACTGCGATGGGATCCCTTTGACATCAACCATGAGACAGACTGGATCAGCGGCCTGCGAAAAgtgggcggcgccggcgatcCAACGTTGAAGACGGGGCTCGGTATCTTCATCTTTGCAGCAGGCCGGAGCATGGACTCCAACGTGGCCACTTACTCCTCGGACGGCGACATGTTGATTGTTCTTCAGCATGGCGACCTCAATATAAAAACGGAGATGGGCAACTTGCTCGTTCGCCCGAACGAGATTGTTGTTATTCCGCGAGGGATCAAGTACCGAGTCGATCTTCCTTCGGGTCCTGTGCGCGGATACATCCTCGAGCTGTACCAGGGCCACTTCGTCCTGCCCGAGTTGGGCCCCATTGGATCGAACTGCTTGGCGAACCCGCGAGACTTCCAGATTCCGACTGCCGCGTTTGACGAGGACGCGACTGGATGGTCAATCATCAACAAGTTCAACGGGGACTTCTTTATTGCGGAACAGAACCACACCCCCTTTGACGTTGTGGCCTGGCAAGGACGGTATTATCCTTACAAGTACGACCTGGGCCGCTTTTCCGTCATTGGGAGCATCTCCTTCGACCACCCAGATCCGTCCATCTACACCGTCCTAACAGGGCCTTCTGATCACCCAGGAACGGCGGTTGCTGATTTCGTCATCTTTCCGCCCCGATGGCTGGTACAGGAAGACACTTTCCGGCCCCCATGGTACCACCGCAACACAATGTCCGAGTTTATGGGCCTCATATGCGGTGATTACGATGCCAAGACTGGGGGTGGCTTCCGCCCTGCCGGAGCCAGTCTGCACAACGTCATGTCCGCCCACGGGCCCGATGCGAGCACGTTCGAGCGCGCGTCCAATGCCGAGCTGAAGCCGCAGAAGATTGGCGAGGGAAGTATGGCGTTCATGTTTGAGAGCTCTCTGATGATTGGCGTGACGGACTGGGGCTTGGAGACATGCCAGAAAGTCCAGAAGGGCTACAGCGAGGATAGTTGGACGGGTCTTGTGTCTCATTTCAAGAGGCCGGAATGA
- a CDS encoding Amino acid permease, with protein MDSNKVKTFEPLDTVDSVLGRVIATDEERLAQLGHQQELKRQFSLTTLGALCLCLMATWEATSTVIAQALLSGGAPCLFYNFRSLAAFTTGWISVGGLIVFCASAAFAAGLQTQSLIIINEDSYIPQKWQGLLFYWAILLYAGVMNIWGSKLLPHANMISGVIHVAGFVTVLIVLGVMAPKNTPSFVFTEFVNSSGWSNDGVSWLVGLISAVYPFLGYDAACHMAEEIPDAPRNVPIAMVGSVVANGLMGLTYCTVLLFSTGSLESLLTTPTGFPFMQIYLDATRSRAGATVLSLLLIVVAIAATVGGITSASRTLWAFARDKAVPFDASFSYVDKRQQVPLTAIVFVTASQMLLGFLYLGNSTAFNAVLSMAIIGIYISYSIPIAYMLLSGRKKLTWKVYGPFKLGSFLGPLFNVISLVWMTVVIIFSTFPSSQPVTAQNMNYSTVVMAGWLLFGMLYYFLRGKAKFEVPVVVSDIVEGVRGN; from the exons ATGGATTCAAACAAGGTTAAAACCTTCGAGCCTCTGGACACAGTTGATtccgtcctcggccgcgtgATAGCCACCGATGAAGAACGCCTTGCGCAACTCGGGCACCAGCAAGAGCTCAAGCGGCAATTTTCCCTGACAACTTTGGGAGCTCTTTGTCTGTGCCTTATGGCAACATGGGAAGCAACGTCCACCGTTATCGCCCAAGCATTGTTGAGTGGTGGTGCCCCTTGCCTGTTCTACAACTT CCGATCTCTCGCGGCGTTCACGACCGGATGGATCTCCGTCGGCGGATTAATAGTCTTCTGTGCATCAGCCGCGTTCGCAGCCGGCCTGCAGACCCAATCCCTAATCATAATCAACGAGGACTCATATATACCGCAAAAATGGCAGGGTTTGCTCTTCTACTGGGCCATCCTGCTATATGCAGGTGTCATGAACATTTGGGGTTCCAAGCTGCTTCCCCATGCCAACATGATTTCAG GTGTAATCCACGTCGCGGGCTTTGTGACAGTACTCATCGTCCTTGGTGTCATGGCCCCCAAAAACACCCCATCCTTTGTGTTCACCGAGTTCGTCAACAGCAGCGGCTGGAGTAATGATGGCGTCTCTTGGCTCGTGGGTCTAATCAGCGCTGTGTATCCCTTTCTCGG ATACGACGCTGCATGCCACATGGCGGAAGAGATCCCCGACGCACCTCGGAATGTCCCCATTGCTATGGTCGGCAGTGTGGTTGCGAATGGCCTGATGGGTCTCACCTACTGCACCGTCCTTCTGTTTTCGACGGGTTCTCTCGAGTCACTGTTGACTACCCCCACTGGTTTTCCCTTCATGCAAATCTACCTGGATGCCACACGATCCCGGGCTGGTGCAACAGTCCTATCGCTGTTGCTCATCGTTGTGGCCATAGCTGCAACggtcggcggcatcaccTCGGCCTCCCGTACCCTCTGGGCCTTCGCCAGAGATAAAGCCGTGCCTTTTGACGCATCTTTTAGCTACGTCGATAAGCGGCAACAGGTTCCATTGACGGCCATCGTCTTTGTCACCGCATCTCAGATGCTTCTTGGATTTCTCTACCTGGGAAACAGTACCGCCTTCAATGCTGTGCTGTCTATGGCGATTATTGGAATCTATATTTCGTACAGCATCCCGATCGCTTATATGCTGCTATCGGGTAGGAAGAAGCTCACGTGGAAGGTTTACGGGCCTTTCAAGCTTGGAAGCTTTCTCGGGCCCTTGTTCAACGTCATCAGCCTTGTTTGGATGACCGTTGTCATCATATTCAGCACATTTCCTTCTTCTCAGCCCGTCACTGCCCAAAACATGAATTACTCTACTGTTGTTATGGCAGGGTGGCTTCTTTTTGGGATGTTGTACTATTTCTTGAGAGGAAAGGCCAAGTTTGAGGTTCCGGTTGTCGTCTCAGACATAGTCGAAGGGGTGAGAGGCAACTGA
- a CDS encoding Cytochrome P450, translating into MLVKELYRREPMGRFLCSGHSGETEYGGISSAVLIKPSLKPDPLRPRSQHIIAMAISTVFIALNQKLFDHALQSTALSLLLIPLIYVIANEFIRSKARIAKLDGPRGLPLIGNLLDIRVNAAEQYRKWAKKFGPVYQIQLGNVPVVVVNSSAAAKALFGQNAQALSSRPEFYTFHKVDSELPESKEWKAVCKDSNRRCREKQILSDTAGTTIGTSPYSDSLKRRRKGAASALNRPSVATYVPHLDVESRDFIKELYEYGNAGQTAVDPMPMIQRLSLSLALTLNWGVRMSSQKDGLFKEITHVEEEISRFRSTTGNLQDYIPLLRLNPINTHSAKARDVRNRRDVYLTALNRGLDERMANGTHKPCIQANVIMDKDAKLDKAELTSISLTMLSGGLDTITTQVAWFVAMLAQRQDIQEKAVAAIREFYEEKQPMCDAEDDQQCKYIVALVRESLRYYTVLRLALPRASVRDVPYGQTIIPKGSVIFLNAWACNMDSEVWSDPEVFRPERWLEQPDAPLFTYGVGYRMCAGSLLANRELYLVYMRLLNSFKVEKYDDVDHHPVSGNADPTSLVAMPRPFRAKFVPRDINTLSQALRTTEEKS; encoded by the exons ATGTTGGTCAAAGAATTGTACCGACGAGAGCCGATGGGACGGTTTCTGTGCTCAGGTCACAGCGGCGAAACCGAATATGGAGGGATAAGCTCTGCCGTTCTG ATCAAGCCGTCCCTCAAACCTGATCCCCTTCGTCCAAGAAGCCAACACATCATCGCTATGGCCATCTCAACGGTCTTTATCGCTTTGAATCAGAAACTTTTTGACCATGCTCTGCAGTCAACAGCCCTTTCACTTCTCCTCATACCCCTCATCTACGTCATTGCAAACGAGTTCATCCGCTCCAAGGCCAGGATAGCCAAGCTCGATGGTCCTCGAGGCCTGCCCCTAATCGGTAATCTGTTGGACATCCGGGTCAACGCAGCAGAGCAATACCGCAAATGGGCCAAGAAGTTTGGACCTGTCTACCAAATCCAGCTGGGGAATgtccccgtcgtcgttgtgAACTCTTctgcggcggccaaggcgctTTTCGGGCAAAACGCCCAGGCGCTCAGCTCACGTCCGGAGTTCTACACGTTCCATAAG GTGGATTCAGAACTCCCCGAGTCAAAGGAATGGAAAGCAGTGTGCAAGGACTCTAACAGGAGATGCCGGGAAAAACAGATTCTGTCTGACACCGCCGGCACAACTATTGGTACTTCGCCATACAGTGACTCCCTCAAGCGCCGCCGTAAAGGCGCTGCGTCGGCACTGAACCGACCCTCGGTGGCGACCTATGTGCCTCATCTCGATGTCGAGTCCCGCGACTTTATCAAGGAACTATATGAGTATGGAAACGCTGGACAGACTGCTGTCGACCCTATGCCCATGATTCAGCGCCTGTCGCTGTCCTTAGCCTTGACACTGAACTGGGGAGTCCGGATGAGCAGCCAAAAGGACGGGCTCTTCAAGGAGATTACCCACGTCGAGGAAGAAATCAGTCGCTTCCGCTCCACCACTGGCAATCTCCAAGACTACATCCCCTTGCTCCGCCTCAACCCGATCAACACGCACTCAGCCAAGGCGAGAGATGTGCGAAACCGACGCGACGTCTATCTCACGGCGTTGAACAGGGGCCTCGACGAGCGCATGGCCAACGGCACCCACAAGCCGTGCATCCAGGCGAACGTGATCATGGACAAGGACGCGAAGCTCGACAAGGCGGAGCTGACTTCCATCAGCCTGACGATGCTCTCGGGAGGGCTTGATACCATCACGACGCAGGTGGCTTGGTTCGTGGCCATGCTGGCTCAGCGACAGGACATTCAAGAAAAGGCGGTCGCGGCGATTCGCGAGTTCTACGAAGAGAAGCAGCCCATGTgcgatgccgaggacgaccaGCAGTGCAAGTACATCGTTGCACTGGTTCGCGAGTCACTCAGATACTATACTGTCCTTCGACTTGCCCTCCCCAGAGCTTCCGTGCGCGATGTCCCTTACGGACAGACGATAATCCCCAAAGGGtccgtcatcttcctcaaCGCATGGGCGTGCAATATGG ACTCTGAAGTTTGGTCCGATCCTGAAGTATTCCGCCCCGAACGCTGGCTGGAACAGCCGGATGCGCCTCTGTTTACGTACGGTGTTGGCTACCGCATGTGCGCCGGCTCTCTTCTGGCCAACCGCGAGCTGTACCTCGTCTACATGAGGTTGCTCAACAGTTTCAAGGTCGAGAAGTACGACGACGTTGACCACCACCCCGTCTCCGGGAACGCCGATCCCACTTCTCTCGTTgcgatgccgaggccgttCCGGGCGAAGTTTGTGCCTCGGGATATCAACACGCTGAGCCAAGCTTTGAGGACCACCGAGGAGAAGTCTTAG
- a CDS encoding Fungal specific transcription factor produces the protein MAGEDDEFGLSVNEEEALSPNGESLTRRRSLASSNRGPRSKRAKYAAAACYECKKRKLKCVKSDTEAECQRCISGGVRCIFGPAPPQEDNAGVRENVMSRRKSRHNSQPRDDIRSELSMLREQVASLANTVGKLAANKSCQAPSASPGSQHHLPPHENASSQGAKEPKQPQFVGPTRSAFSLKVAETSLTKMGISANNTAAEPVNESLDPTRYPTPEQSEASQWVQGTDVLLTISLDEFVRLLEVFEEEVEIVYPFVDTRELVSKSAAIRAYVEENSDFTAATASTAPSTGVEIKDVILARIAVAISMVVESHGRNPTSNKLVEPVKQLIYQFSNDADVDLKVVQIMAMISIYYFFLDEELLAWRNIGIAARGALEMGLHQKMSLNDNFPHPEKRGLAVRVFWCVYVLDRRWSFGTSLSFALADRDIDPNLPEPSEDFRYLRCLIDYGRLCSKAWDALPPFGAPTQSIPKDTVAFLDFTAQSWLNSIPPDLQLRHPQHGGISTTQSRAVRRLRALLYLRGNHIRTMIHRHHVISSASIEADIEKARLVVDIAIDSISVLVHLSETSNIYERQQSAFNYFLLSALAVIFLAVCHGSRIFAEPCRQSFLVAVELVKGFSRQGTSSRRLWKSIRGLLPLAQRVGLRDDVNSAQGVDLNSRVPRHDPTDSSYILDTGVEERQSGQPVVMGPDLSHLPPAQPMSLNADFGTAAPDAFALSNDLMFLFDAFGQTDDVWTNGMQEYTGGDEQQPPLSGEAEISRHFWGLI, from the exons ATGGccggagaagacgacgagtTCGGCCTCTCTGTcaacgaagaagaagcgctTTCCCCGAACGGAGAATCCTTGACACGGAGGAGATCACTTGCCAGCTCAAATCGAGGCCCGAGGTCCAAGCGTGCCAAATATGCGGCTGCCGCGTG TTATGAGTGTAAAAAACGAAAGCTCAAATGTGTGAAATCGGATACCGAAGCGGAGTGTCAGCGGTGCATCTCCGGCGGTGTACGATGCATCTTCGGTCCGGCGCCCCCGCAAGAGGACAACGCCGGTGTGAGGGAAAACGTAATGAGCAGGAGAAAGTCGAGGCATAACAG TCAGCCGAGGGATGACATTCGGAGCGAGCTGTCGATGCTTCGAGAACAAGTCGCCAGCTTGGCAAACACCGTTGGAAAACTGGCCGCGAACAAAAGTTGTCAAGCGCCTTCGGCATCTCCGGGTTCGCAGCATCATTTGCCGCCTCACGAAAACGCGTCTTCCCAGGGAGCCAAGGAGCCCAAGCAACCACAATTCGTCGGGCCGACTAGATCAGCCTTCAGTCTGAAAGTCGCCGAGACGTCGTTGACGAAAATGGGCATCTCAGCAAACAATACAGCCGCAGAACCCGTGAACGAGTCTCTTGATCCCACTCGGTATCCAACACCTGAACAGTCCGAGGCGTCTCAGTGGGTGCAAGGCACAGACGTTCTCCTTACGATATCTCTCGACGAGTTCGTGCGGCTTCTCGAAGTCTTTGAGGAAGAGGTCGAGATTGTTTACCCTTTTGTCGATACGCGAGAACTGGTCTCAAAATCGGCTGCCATACGGGCGTATGTCGAGGAAAATTCGGATTTTACGGCCGCAACGGCTTCCACCGCTCCGTCGACGGGCGTGGAGATCAAGGACGTGATTTTGGCGAGGATTGCCGTTGCCATCAGCATGGTGGTCGAATCACACGGCAGGAACCCTACAAGTAACAAGCTTGTTGAGCCTGTCAAGCAACTCATCTACCAGTTCTCCAATGATGCCGATGTTGATCTCAAAGTCGTCCAGATCATGGCCATGATT AGCATTTactacttcttcttggacgaggagctccttGCGTGGAGAAACATTGGTATTGCAGCGCGTGGCGCTTTAGAGATGGGACTGCATCAGAAAATGAGTCTGAACGACAACTTTCCGCATCCTGAAAAACGCGGCCTAGCGGTTCGTGTGTTTTGGTGTGTCTACGTATTGGATCGCCGCTGGAGTTTTGGAACAAGCCTGTCTTTTGCCCTTGCTGACAGGGATATCGACCCAAACTTGCCCGAGCCA TCCGAAGACTTCCGCTATCTGCGCTGTTTGATCGACTATGGGCGGCTGTGCTCCAAGGCCTGGGATGCATTACCGCCCTTCGGCGCCCCAACACAGTCAATCCCGAAGGACACGGTTGCCTTTCTCGACTTCACTGCACAAAGCTGGCTCAACTCGATACCGCCGGATCTACAGCTGCGTCACCCTCAACATGGGGGCATATCAACGACACAGTCCCGTGCGGTCCGACGGCTGCGTGCCCTGCTTTACTTGCGAGGAAACCACATTCGAACCATGATCCACCGTCACCACGTCATCAGCTCGGCGAGCATCGAGGCCGATATCGAAAAGGCTCGGCTGGTTGTCGATATAGCCATCGACAGCATCTCCGTCTTGGTCCACCTCAGCGAAACGAGCAACATCTATGAACGGCAACAGAGCGCGTTCAACTACTTCTTGCTGAGCGCGCTAGCCGTCATATTCCTCGCCGTCTGCCACGGCTCCAGAATATTCGCCGAGCCCTGCAGGCAAAGCTTCCTAGTTGCAgtcgagctcgtcaaggGCTTCTCGCGCCAAGGCACGTCAAGCCGGAGGCTGTGGAAGAGCATACGCGGGCTTCTGCCGCTGGCTCAGCGTGTAGGACTACGCGACGATGTGAACTCCGCTCAGGGAGTTGATTTGAACAGCCGAGTACCTCGGCATGATCCTACTGATTCTTCCTATATCTTGGATACGGGGGTCGAAGAGCGGCAGTCGGGGCAGCCGGTGGTGATGGGGCCAGACCTCTCCCATTTGCCTCCAGCCCAGCCAATGAGCCTCAATGCGGACTTCGGGACTGCGGCTCCAGATGCCTTTGCCTTGAGCAATGACCTGATGTTCCTGTTCGACGCGTTTGGCCAGACGGATGACGTTTGGACCAACGGAATGCAGGAATACACCGGAGGAGACGAGCAACAGCCTCCCCTATCTGGGGAAGCAGAGATTTCGCGGCATTTTTGGGGACTTATATGA
- a CDS encoding Small secreted protein, with protein sequence MHTSFILNTLVTLGAATAVSASAIAPRANRKANEFSSGNCAQGTASYEHESNFNVDVTMDDTSHSVYFASGPWFYYGGKTGNGGSCTGDLLGSWANDEKNPCVNLDRRGDDGRRIKCVRWNNGS encoded by the exons ATGCATACTAGCTTCATCCTCAACACCCTAGTCACTCTGGGCGCCGCTACGGCTGTGTCCGCGTCCGCGATAGCCCCTCGAGCTAATCGCAAGGCCAACGAATTCTCGAGCGGCAACTG CGCCCAGGGAACTGCCTCGTACGAGCACGAGAGCAACTTCAACGTCGACGTCACGATGGACGACACCAGCCACTCCGTCTACTTTGCCTCGGGGCCGTGGTTTTACTACGGCGGCAAGACCGGGAATGGCGGCTCGTGCACCGGGGACCTGCTCGGGAGCTGGGCGaacgacgagaagaaccCGTGCGTGAACCTGGACAGAAGGGGTGACGACGGGCGTCGTATCAAGTGTGTCAGGTGGAACAACGGTAGTTAG